CGAGATGAGTCGTTCCTTAAGAGGTCTTCCACGTCTTCATGGTAAGGCTTTAGCATGCTTACATGAAAGACTGGATGAATCTTCATGTTGGAAGGTAGTTGCACCTTGTATGACACCTTTCCAACTTTTCCAACTATCTCAAATGGTTCTTCATACTTGCGAATGAGCCCTTTATGCACCTTTCGAAACTTAAATTATTGGGGAAGAAGCTTGACCATTACCTTGTCACCCACATGATACTCCATTGGTCGTCGCCTAACATCCGCCCATTTCTTCATCTTTTTGACCGCCTTGGTTAAATATGCTCTCGTCATATCCGCTTGTTCCTCTCAAGACTTAGCCATGTGCAAGGCTCCCGGACTTTGCCCACTTTATTGGTGTGCAACAGAATGAGGGGTTAGGGGTTGTTGGCCGGTCGTGAGCTCAAACGGGTTCTTATTCGTTGCGTCGCTCCTTTGTAAGTTATAGGAGAATTGAGCCATTTCCAATAACTTTGCCTAATCCATTTGGTTAGCCCCCACAAAGTGCCTCAAGTAGCACTCAAGTAGAGCATTCACTCTCTCGGTTTGTCCATCGGTTTGGGGGTGAAATCT
This sequence is a window from Apium graveolens cultivar Ventura chromosome 9, ASM990537v1, whole genome shotgun sequence. Protein-coding genes within it:
- the LOC141685600 gene encoding uncharacterized protein LOC141685600, which produces MTRAYLTKAVKKMKKWADVRRRPMEYHVGDKVHKGLIRKYEEPFEIVGKVGKVSYKVQLPSNMKIHPVFHVSMLKPYHEDVEDLLRNDSSRAPPLMTKSFEREVDEVLADQVVRHRGIPPSTQYLVKWKGLPTSEATWEN